The window ATCGGCGGTGGCCCAGCAAGACCGAAACGTACCCCAGCCCTCGCTTCACCTCTTGGTGTAAAACAAACTCATGCCGAAACGTCTCCCCCTGGCTCTCCTCGTCGTCTCCGCGATCCTTCCCGCCACGCTCTCCGCACAAAACATCTCCAGCAAAACAACCGGCATGAAGCACATCGACGGCTACCTCCCGCTCGACTGGGACGCCAAGGCCGGCAAGCTCTACCTCGAGGTTCCCCATCTCGAAACCGACATCCTCTACACCCACTCCCTGCCGTATGGCACCGGCTCCAACGACCTTGGCCTCGACCGCGGCCAGATCTCCGAGGGTCAGATCGTTCGCTTCGAGCGCACCGGCCCCAAGGTTCTGCTGGTCCAACCCAACCAGCAGTTCCGCTCCAGCTCCACCGATCCCGCCGAGCTCCTCGCCGTCCGTCAGTCGTTTCCCGAGTCCGTCCTCTTCGGCTTCAAGGTCGAAGCAGAAGATCCAAACGGCACCGTCCTCGTCGATGCCACTGACTTCTACCTCCGCGATGCCCACGGCGTAGCCGAAGCCCTCACTCAAACCCGGCAGGGCACCTACAAAGTCGACCTCACCCGCTCCACCATCGCCCTCGACGCCACCAAAGCCTTCCCCAAAAACACCGAAGTCGAATCCATCCTCACCTTCATCACCGACGATCCATCCAAGGGAGAGTTCGTCGCCAACGTCACGCCCGACCCCCACGCCCTCACCGTCCGCGAGCACCAGTCCTTCATCGAACTTCCCGGCCCCGGCTTCACCCCGCGCCGCTTCGACCCACGCGCCGGCTACTTCCCTACCGGCTATCGCGACTACAACGTCCCCGTCAGCGAATCCCTCGATCAGCAGTTCATCATCCGTCACCGCCTCATCAAAAAAGACCCCTCCTGCAAGACCGCTTGCGAACCCGTCGCCCCGATCCAGTACTACATCGACCGAGGCGCAGCCGAGCCCATTCGCACCGCCCTCCTGGAAGGCGCGCGCTGGTGGGATCAGGCCTTCCAGGCCGCAGGCTGGGCCAAAGGCACCTTCCGCGTCGACGTCCTCCCCGCCGACGCCGACCCCATGGACATCCGCTACAACATCATCCAGTGGGTCCACCGCTACACTCGCGGTTGGAGCTACGGCTCTGCCGTCGTCGATCCCCGCACCGGCGAAGTCCTCAAAGGCAACGTCACCCTCGGCTCCCTCCGCAGCCGCCAGGACTACCTCATCGACGAAGCCCTTCTCAGCCCTTACCTCGACGGCAAACCCCTCCCACCAGCAACCGATCCCATGTTAGCGATGGTTCTCGCCCGCACCCGCCAACTCGCCGCGCACGAGACCGGCCACACCCTCGGCCTCGCCCACAACTTCGCCGCCAGCAGCTTCCCCCACACCCCAGAAGAGTCCGTCTCCGTCATGGACTACCCCCACCCCTGGATCACGCTGGATAAAAACGGCACCCCCAACATCGCCCAGAGCTACGCCACCAACATCGGCATCTGGGACAAGGTCGCCATCGACTACGGCTACCGCGAATTCGACATAGCAGGCAAGCCAAAAGAAGACCCGAGCGCCCTCAACGCGATCCTCACCGCCTCCGCGAAGACCGGCCTCATCTACATCACCGACGATGATGCTCGCGCCCTCGGCGGCGCACATCCGCACGGACACCTCTGGGACAACGGCACCGACCCCGCCGATGAACTCGACCGCATCCTGACCATCCGCGCTGCCGCTCTCAAGCGCTTCGGAGAAAATGCCATCAAAACCGGCACTCCCATGGCCCAGCTCGAAGACACCCTCGTCCCCCTCTATCTCCTCGAGCGATACCAGACCGAAGCCGCTGCAAAAGAGATTGGCGGCCTCGACTACCGCTACAACCTCCGCGGAGACGGCCAGATCAACCCCGCCATCGTCTCCCCCGACGCCCAGCGCAAAGCCCTCACCGCAGTCCTAAAGACCCTCTCGCCCGAAACTCTCACGATCCCCGAGTCTCTCCTCCAGATCCTCCCGCCCCGTCCCCCCGGCCTTCCTCGCACTCGCGAATCCTTTCCCTCCGAAACCGGACTCACCTTCGACCCCATCGCCGCCGCAGAGTCCTCAGCCGACCTCACACTCGCCGTTCTCCTCGACCCCGCACGCGCCTCGCGCCTCGTCCAATATCACATGCGCGTCCCGGACGCTCCCTCCCTCCGCAGCGTCCTCGAAGCCGTCTCCAAAGCCACCGCAGAGCGCCCCGAAGGCGGACACACCATGTCCTCCGAGGTCGAACGTGCCGTAGAGTTCCGCGCCCTCGAAGCGATGCTCTCGCTCGCAGTCAATCCACAGGCATCTTCGCAGGCCCGCGCCATCGCCCGCTCGCACGTCAACGATGTCCTCAAACAGCTCACGGTTGACGCCCAGACTCCCCAGACCGACACAGCCGAAGCCATCCACCGCGCAGCCCTCATCGACCGCATCAACCAGTTCGAGCGCGACCCGGCAAAATTCATCCCCGCCCCGCCCATCGCAGCCCCACCCGGCATGCCCATCGGCGACGACGAGGAGATGGACTAACCCATCCCAGCGATGTCGTCTCACTCCCTAAGAAGCGAATGCGGAAGAACGAAATCCGGACAAAGAAGCTGAAGTAAAATCCCAGCCTTCTACCGTCGTTGCACGAGAGCTATCGCACGTTCATCGGCTCAGCCACCGGGTATTTGGCTGCGAGAATCTGCGCATACGTATTCTCCAACCGTTCGCGATGCAGCTCCATACCCCATCCCGGAGGCGCCCAAAACTTCTTATACGCCGCCTGTCCCATGCGAGCAGCCACTTCAGGATCTCGGAGGATCGCCATCTTCGCCTGAAGATCAGCCTGATCCCCGCTGCGGAAGTACAAACCCGTCACCCCGTCGACGACCGACTCGCGAGCAGCGCTGGTATCCGGAACGATGCTGGGCACCCCATTCCCTGCTGCCTCTAAAACCACCAGTCCAAGAGTTTCGTACCACAGCGACGGAAACACAAGAGCACGCGCCTCACGCAGCGCATTCACTCCATCACGATGATTCATCCAACCCGACAGAATCGCCTGTGGATTTGCCCGCGCAACAGCCTCACGGGCGCTTCCCTCTCCGATAAACCGGCACCGCACACCCTCCGCCGCAGCAGCACGCGCGAACAACACAGAACCCTTCTCCTGCTCCAGCCTTCCGAGATAAACAAACGTCTCACTCTCCGCGACATTCGCTGGTTCGTTACGATCAACCTCAATCGCGTTCGGCACCGAGTGAAAGTTCGCATCGTTCGGAAGATAAGGACGCAGAAGATCAATCGCTAGCTGCGAAGAATAGATAAAGTTCTTGATCCCTGACGGAATGTAGCCGAACCGATCCTGCACCACACGACGCCCCACCCGCCACAGCTTATGCTGATAGCTCCTCACATCGCAGTCCCTGCAGAGACACGCGGCACTCAGTGGACGAAGTGTGCACTTCTCAAGCGTATCCTGCAGAAAAAACGTCCCTGTCGGGCACGCGAGCAGGAAGTCATGAATCGTGAACACAATCTGAAAGTCGCGATCCACCGCAGCCCGAACGGCGCTCGAGGAGAGCGCCTTGGTCCAGCTGTGAACATGCACGATCGTGTTCTCCCGATCTAACGTATCCAGAACTTCGCCTACATCTTTACGCGACTGTGGATTCCACCATCCTTTGGCGATGGCGCGCAACCGATTCGGATCATCGACAATATCGAAGTGACCGACACAGTGCACCGTCAGATTTGGCTGATTGCGCAGCTCCGGTGCTATCGGTCCAACACCGCAAATCAGAGACACCTGATGGCCCGCCTTTGCCAAGGCACGCGCACCATCCAGCGCTACCTTTGCTGCCCCGCCATTCACGGATGCGGTGTCGCTGAGCAAAACAACATTCATTTCGTTCGCCTCTCCGCTTCGGCAGTCGCCGCTTCTGTGGTCCTGCTCGCAAACATCTGCGACACCCATTGTTGCAACACTACCAAGACAAACACGGTATTTCCAACAAGATACCGCTTCCAAAGCCGTCTCGGCTCCATGACAAGCCGCCAAAACCACTCGAGGCCCATCTTTTGCATTATCAACGGAGCGCGTTTCGTGACCCCTGCAACCAACTCAAAACTGCCGCCAACTCCAACCATCACCTTGGCAGAGAGGCCGGAATTGTCGCGAATCCAATACTCCTGCTTGGGCGCGCCCAGACCCACAAATAGAAAATCTGGTGCTGCTTGTTGGATGCGCGCACACACCTCCGCGGAAAGTTTTGGATTATCCATAAAACCCATCGGAGGGCAATCGATCCCGACCACCCGTAGATTTGCATTATCTTCCAGCAGCTTGCGGACCGCGCCTTCGCCCGCCCCCGGGCGACCGCCAAGGAAGTAGACGCTATACCCGTCTTTCGCAGCAACTTCACACAGGCGCACCATCAGATCGGTTCCATTCACGCGTCCGGGGATAGGCTGACCCAAAAACTGGCATGCCCACACCAGAGATACTCCGTCTGCAACACACAGGTCAGCGCCTCGGATGAGACTGGCAAATTCAGCATTATTTCGCGCAATCTGAACAAATTGAGCATTAAGCGTCACGACGTGGATGCTGTTTGACCTGGCATCACCCATCAACGTCGTAATGCGGTGAATTGTTTCATCCATTGTTACCGGATCAAGTTCTACCTGACCGAGACCGACACGATTCATTCCAACTCCTTTCAGCGGGCAAATGATCCGAAGCCGTCTCCGGGCATAGCGTTTCTTATCAGAATCCAGCAGGTCTTTGTTGGCGTGTCGAGCAACGACTACGAAGAAGTGTACTAATGCTTGTTCCCAAAATAAGAGCGGATGGGGACATTCCACATCGTCCTAAAACTGTAGTAAAGATTCCATAATCGATACTTGAAGCTGGAGTTAGGTCGGAACGCATGCTCCCACCGACGCCGTGCATGTATTAATTTTCTTCGTTCCGAATCCGTGAGCGCCGGCTCCAGATGATCGAGCACGAGCATCGTGCCCCTCAACATCTTTTCTTGAGCCTGTGATGTATTGGAGCCATGTTCGCGGTATTCCAACGTACAGAAGGTATGCCGGACCAACGGTCTCTGCCTCGCAAGCCTAAGGTAGAGATCGTAATCTTCCCCCATCGAGAAAGACTCGTTGAACATTCCTGCAGCAACAAAACTCTCTCTTCGCATCATGACCGCTCCCGGAGAGCCGATCAGATTGCTCTCCAGAAGAGGAACGAAGTACTCTTTTCGCGGCCTGCAGATATGAGCGCCCCGTACCTCCACTCCATCATGGTCAATGATCTTCGTAGGTCCAAAGCTCAGGCCTGCCTCAGGGTGACTCTCAAGAGCCTGCAGATGCGCCTCAATGGCGCCCGGCATCAATCGATCATCCGCGTCCAGGAAGATAAGAAACTCTCCGGAACTCTTACTGAATCCAAGATTTCTCGCAGCCGAAACACCACGGTTCTCGGTGCGCAGTATCGTTATCCCCGGAGCTCGCTCGATCAAAGAGTCCGCAGACACGGTAGAACCATCGTCCACCACGATGATCTCGACACTGGGATAGTCTTGATTCTTTGCGCTGAGCACTGCCTCGGCCAGATACTTCGGCTGGTTGTAGAAAGGAATAATGATCGAGACTAACGGTTTCAGAATATCGGCCGTGCTCATGATCAACGACCCTCGCTCTGCAACGACTTGCGTTGTCTTTCTCCCAAACCTTCGGCCCTCTCTCTCCAGAAGACTCCAATTCAAAAGAGCGAGTGTACCGTCGGTCGCCAGACTCGACCAGGCGGCGCCGTGCCAACCGTAGCGTGGAATCAGCCAGACATTCAGGCCGAAATTTAAAGCGACAACGATAATCTGCGTGATACTTCGATAGCGTTGCCGCCCAATCGCGGTAAGAACACCACCTGAGGTAGCGTGCACACTCCTGAAGATAGGGATGAAACAAAGCCAGCGCAAGGCCGAGGTTCCTTCACTAAATCCGCGGCCAGCCATAAGCGGGATCAACGGAGCAAGAACATACATCCCCAACGCAGTCGCTGCGCTTATCAGCAAACTATGCTTCATCAATCGACGGCCAAGTCGAATCGGTTGATCGGAACCGGACTCGGCTAGTTGGAACAGTCGCGGCTGCGCAGCAAGCTGTATCGATGTGAGTGGAGCTGTACCCATCTCTATGATGCGATAGGCCATCCCATAGATGCCATTCGCCGCGCTCATCCCGTAGTGACTGAGCATGGTCTTGTCGAGATCGTTATAGGCGCTCGTCGTCGATGACGCGAACGCGTACTCCACACCCTCCTTGCCGTGTCGCCAGGCCAGGAACGGTGTGAAATGGGGCCAACCGAGCCGACGAGTCACAACAATCAACGCCGCAATCATTGCGACCGCTGAAGCAGCAGCGGAAGCTACCACCCACTGCCGCGCCGATGCATGGTGCAAAGTCACAAGCATGCCGACAGCAACAATCGTTCGAAACAGCGATGTCATCTGATTGAACAAAGCTGCAGTCCGCATATCCTGAAACGCTTGAAACGCTTGCGTTGCGCTCACGGTGATCTGTTCAAAGAAACAAGTGCCGATCGCCGAAATAAAAACAATTCCCGCCGTGGCCGGACTGACAATATGAGGAGCAATCAGATGCAGAATAAGGATCAGCACACCGCTCATCACGGACGTAATCATCAGGATGTTGCCCCAATAGACCGCGAAACGGCTGTGATCCGGCGATACATATCGCAGCAAAACCATCCCGCTGCCTAATCTGCTGTACTCCGCTACCAGATTAACCAGCGCAAACGCCCCAACGACAATACCGTATTGCAATACGCCTAACAGTCTCGCGATTACGATGAAGTACGCCATGCGTAGACCGTAGCCAAGTCCTTGCCCGAGAAACATCCATCCAGCATTCTTAGCAAGCGCACTCTTGGACAAAAATTTCATGAAAGCAATTCCTGATGAACACGTTCATACGTATGATTTTTATAACTGCAGCCGAAGATAGAAGAATTCAGCGTTAGAAGAGGGAGAGTCCACAGAACATGGACGAGGTATGCCAGGTCCTGTCGAAGAGTGTTCGTTACCGATCTCGCTAAGCTTCCCCCATATTTTCCAAAGACAGTGTGTGACCTCCCGGACGAGGGAGAGACAACGCTCAATCCGCGCGTCTCGCCCTGGGCTTTTTCCCGCCGCAATCGCGCTGCCCCCATCGCCAACCCACAACACGTCACAACGTAAAGAACCGAGAGTAAGTCGTTAGGAAAAACTACGGTGGCTTCGTCAATATTGTAGAAAATTGTGATGACGACGAGTCCGACATACCAATCGTATGTCCCCTGGCGGTCATTGCGGAAACAGTACCAGGCATCTTTAATTGCTTTGAAGAGAGTGATAAAAAACAGGACGACTCCCGTCGTACCTAGCTGAAGGAATATCTCGATGATTCCGTTGTGCGCGTAGCCGAACGTCCAGTGGGTCAGGTAAATAACCCTCCCCGACTCCCCTTTGATCCCCTGCCAGAAGGCAAAATAACCATAGCCAAGCAGGGGGCGTTTGAGAATCGAGATCGCCAGGGCACGCCAGATCGCGGTTCGACCGGTCAAAGTTGGATTTCGTCCGAAGGCCTTCAGCACCTCAGCACCGTACTCAATGCCAATAAAGACCGCAAGAAGAGCGAGGAACCCTCCGATAACTAGAGCCATGACCTGAAGCCTGGAATCGACTCTCCGGCTTACCCGTAGTACGACCAGGAACATCAGGTAAATGAAAAGTACAAAGATGGCTGTAACCGCGTGCGCCATATAGATCATCGCTAGCATCAATAAAATCGACATGAGCCAGACGATCGTGTTGCGTTTCCCTCGAGCAATAAATGCAGGACTTATCAGGTAGACGAACGACTTCGCTGCTCCCGTTCGATCGTTGAAGAGCCCCTGCCACCCCTCACCATTTCGAGCATCCCCGTGGGTCAAACCAAAGCGTGGAAGAAGAATCACCACTAGAAGACCGAGAACAGCTGTCAGAATGCCAAGCCTGCTTACCATCTCCATGATCTCTTCAGGCTCGAAGCGGATCACTAGGTAGTAACCGAATAGAGTACTTATGAGATAGAGAGTCCCATATAAAAGGGATTTCGCTGGACTCTGTGACCAGACAGCAGAGGTCATTGCAAGCAATGCGAGCAACGTTAGAATCTTGAAGTGCACGGCAAGTGAAATAACACCGCTCAGCTTGGTTTGAATGAGCCATGCCACCATCAGATAAGAGACAGCCGCAATACCGTATCCAAAAACACCAGGGTCGTGGGTCGCCACGCCGCCCGGAGAGAACCCTCCAACCGCAGTACCGGATTGAAAAGAAAATTGGCCATGGACAATTAGAAAAAGAAAAGGCAGCATCAGCGCCCAGGTCAAACCCTGCCGTCCGGAAGAAACAGACCGCCGTGCCTCGTTTCTCGAATGACTCGGCTTTACTATTGCAGTCGACATCTGATCTCTCGTGAAAGTGGGCTATCCGGCAAGTGACGCAGCTAAAGTTTTGCGAAGAGAATCTCTCCGGTGGATCATGGTGAACGCTCGATCCAGAAATAGTCCGTTGAAGGCTCTCTGATCGACACAACTACACAATCGGGTCAACTCCGTCCCGAAGATCACCCTCGATAATGCGGGGTTACAGCCACTTATAAAGCTTCTCAGGAATCGGGTAGGTCCGTTTGTTCAGTACAGCGCCCAGGATAGAGACGTGCGACGATCGCAGATTGCTCACCGCCATCTGCGCAGCTTCCCGCCGCGTCGTCTCTGCTTCAAGAACCATCACGATTCCATCGCTGAGCTGTCCGAGCGCAATCGCATCCGCATACCGTGTCAGTGGCGGAGCATCCACAATGACGAAGTCGAACTCCGAACGTAGCTCCGCAAATCTAGCTTTAATTGGCTCTGAGCTCAGAAGACTCGTTGAGTCCGCCGTGAGCCGTCCACAGGAGAGAAGCCACAACTTGTCGATGCCGACCGGATTTGCAAACGATCGTATCGGCCCGTCCTGCAGCAGTGCGTCCGTGAGGCCAAGAGGGTTGGTGGATCCCAGCAAATCCGGGAGTCCAGGAGAGCGGAAGTTAGCCTCCACAATGCAGACCGATCCGGAAGTATGCTTTGCCAGAGTCTCAGCGACGGAGGCGCAGATCTGCGTGCAGCCATTGCCGTGATCAATGCCGGCAAACACCACCACACGCGGCGCACTCTGCGTTGGTGTGAGAAAGACCTGTTGCACCAGCCGAAGGGCTTCATCACTCGCCCAATCACCGCCGCTATAGTGACTCTCCTCAAGTAAAGAAGAAACCGAATCACTTCGTTCGCGTTGCATCTGCTGCAATAGTTCAAAGTTCTTACTCATTGGCTGCCTCCACTGCTCGCTTGCTCGAAGATCGACGTATCACGCTTCATACCGACTCTGATTCTTCACTCTCGGGAACGAATAATCTGCGTCCCAAAGGAATACGAGTTGAACCGCTTATGAAGATCTGCGAAGTCAGCCCATTTGGACGAAGTGGGATTCATCGCTGCTTCGTTGCGGCGGATTTGTTTATCGAATCGCATCAATGAGAATCCATCCTGTAACGAATAGCACTGCACCTGCAAAACCCAATATCGGAACCCAGCCTCCGAAGCTGCGCTTCAACGCTGGAGCGAAAGTAGAAAAAAAGCGTCTTCCCTTATTCCCCGACGCAGGCTCAAGAAACTTTGCGGGATCAAGATCAAGATCCCCCATCACCTCTTTGATAACTCCAGCGTCGATCATGTTTCTCTTCAAAGCACAACCCAACGACAACGCGTTGAAGCAGATATTGTTTATATTTCGAGGAATTCCCTTACTCTCCTGAGCAATCAACTTAATCGCCGCCGACGTAAACATCGGCTTATCCGACTTGTAACCAGCGATTCGAAGCCGGTGTGCCACGTAGAGTCCCGTCTCCTCCTCCGAGAGCGGCCGCAAATATGCGATCATCGAAATTCGTTGCCGTAGCTGCATCAGTTGTGGAGATGCCAGTTTTGCCGCAAGCTGCGGTTGGCCCGAAAGAATAATCTGTACCAGCTTTTGCTGCTCTGTCTCGAAGTTCGACAGCATCCTCGCAAACTCGAGCACAGAGTCGTCAAGATTTTGTGCCTCATCAATGACAACGACAAGGCGTTCTCCCTGGCGCGCCTGTTCCACGAGAATGTCATTCAGCTTCGCCTGCAGTGCGATCAGGCCTCCGCTCGTGTCTTCCACTCCGAGGTCCGCAAGCAAGGCAACCAGAAATTCGTGCGGGCTGGAGATCGTCTGAAAAAGAAAGACCGTCTTGGTACTTCCACGCAGTTGACGCATGCTTTCAAACAGCAGCGTCGTCTTACCCATGCCTGGTATCGCAATCAACGCAACAAACCCGCGCCCTGCACCGACACCATAGAGCAGGGAAGCCAACGCTTCCCTGTGCGTCTCGCTGGCGAAC is drawn from Edaphobacter lichenicola and contains these coding sequences:
- a CDS encoding zinc-dependent metalloprotease, with protein sequence MPKRLPLALLVVSAILPATLSAQNISSKTTGMKHIDGYLPLDWDAKAGKLYLEVPHLETDILYTHSLPYGTGSNDLGLDRGQISEGQIVRFERTGPKVLLVQPNQQFRSSSTDPAELLAVRQSFPESVLFGFKVEAEDPNGTVLVDATDFYLRDAHGVAEALTQTRQGTYKVDLTRSTIALDATKAFPKNTEVESILTFITDDPSKGEFVANVTPDPHALTVREHQSFIELPGPGFTPRRFDPRAGYFPTGYRDYNVPVSESLDQQFIIRHRLIKKDPSCKTACEPVAPIQYYIDRGAAEPIRTALLEGARWWDQAFQAAGWAKGTFRVDVLPADADPMDIRYNIIQWVHRYTRGWSYGSAVVDPRTGEVLKGNVTLGSLRSRQDYLIDEALLSPYLDGKPLPPATDPMLAMVLARTRQLAAHETGHTLGLAHNFAASSFPHTPEESVSVMDYPHPWITLDKNGTPNIAQSYATNIGIWDKVAIDYGYREFDIAGKPKEDPSALNAILTASAKTGLIYITDDDARALGGAHPHGHLWDNGTDPADELDRILTIRAAALKRFGENAIKTGTPMAQLEDTLVPLYLLERYQTEAAAKEIGGLDYRYNLRGDGQINPAIVSPDAQRKALTAVLKTLSPETLTIPESLLQILPPRPPGLPRTRESFPSETGLTFDPIAAAESSADLTLAVLLDPARASRLVQYHMRVPDAPSLRSVLEAVSKATAERPEGGHTMSSEVERAVEFRALEAMLSLAVNPQASSQARAIARSHVNDVLKQLTVDAQTPQTDTAEAIHRAALIDRINQFERDPAKFIPAPPIAAPPGMPIGDDEEMD
- a CDS encoding glycosyltransferase family 4 protein; the encoded protein is MNVVLLSDTASVNGGAAKVALDGARALAKAGHQVSLICGVGPIAPELRNQPNLTVHCVGHFDIVDDPNRLRAIAKGWWNPQSRKDVGEVLDTLDRENTIVHVHSWTKALSSSAVRAAVDRDFQIVFTIHDFLLACPTGTFFLQDTLEKCTLRPLSAACLCRDCDVRSYQHKLWRVGRRVVQDRFGYIPSGIKNFIYSSQLAIDLLRPYLPNDANFHSVPNAIEVDRNEPANVAESETFVYLGRLEQEKGSVLFARAAAAEGVRCRFIGEGSAREAVARANPQAILSGWMNHRDGVNALREARALVFPSLWYETLGLVVLEAAGNGVPSIVPDTSAARESVVDGVTGLYFRSGDQADLQAKMAILRDPEVAARMGQAAYKKFWAPPGWGMELHRERLENTYAQILAAKYPVAEPMNVR
- a CDS encoding WecB/TagA/CpsF family glycosyltransferase, whose product is MNRVGLGQVELDPVTMDETIHRITTLMGDARSNSIHVVTLNAQFVQIARNNAEFASLIRGADLCVADGVSLVWACQFLGQPIPGRVNGTDLMVRLCEVAAKDGYSVYFLGGRPGAGEGAVRKLLEDNANLRVVGIDCPPMGFMDNPKLSAEVCARIQQAAPDFLFVGLGAPKQEYWIRDNSGLSAKVMVGVGGSFELVAGVTKRAPLIMQKMGLEWFWRLVMEPRRLWKRYLVGNTVFVLVVLQQWVSQMFASRTTEAATAEAERRTK
- a CDS encoding glycosyltransferase — its product is MKFLSKSALAKNAGWMFLGQGLGYGLRMAYFIVIARLLGVLQYGIVVGAFALVNLVAEYSRLGSGMVLLRYVSPDHSRFAVYWGNILMITSVMSGVLILILHLIAPHIVSPATAGIVFISAIGTCFFEQITVSATQAFQAFQDMRTAALFNQMTSLFRTIVAVGMLVTLHHASARQWVVASAAASAVAMIAALIVVTRRLGWPHFTPFLAWRHGKEGVEYAFASSTTSAYNDLDKTMLSHYGMSAANGIYGMAYRIIEMGTAPLTSIQLAAQPRLFQLAESGSDQPIRLGRRLMKHSLLISAATALGMYVLAPLIPLMAGRGFSEGTSALRWLCFIPIFRSVHATSGGVLTAIGRQRYRSITQIIVVALNFGLNVWLIPRYGWHGAAWSSLATDGTLALLNWSLLEREGRRFGRKTTQVVAERGSLIMSTADILKPLVSIIIPFYNQPKYLAEAVLSAKNQDYPSVEIIVVDDGSTVSADSLIERAPGITILRTENRGVSAARNLGFSKSSGEFLIFLDADDRLMPGAIEAHLQALESHPEAGLSFGPTKIIDHDGVEVRGAHICRPRKEYFVPLLESNLIGSPGAVMMRRESFVAAGMFNESFSMGEDYDLYLRLARQRPLVRHTFCTLEYREHGSNTSQAQEKMLRGTMLVLDHLEPALTDSERRKLIHARRRWEHAFRPNSSFKYRLWNLYYSFRTMWNVPIRSYFGNKH
- a CDS encoding O-antigen ligase family protein, coding for MTWALMLPFLFLIVHGQFSFQSGTAVGGFSPGGVATHDPGVFGYGIAAVSYLMVAWLIQTKLSGVISLAVHFKILTLLALLAMTSAVWSQSPAKSLLYGTLYLISTLFGYYLVIRFEPEEIMEMVSRLGILTAVLGLLVVILLPRFGLTHGDARNGEGWQGLFNDRTGAAKSFVYLISPAFIARGKRNTIVWLMSILLMLAMIYMAHAVTAIFVLFIYLMFLVVLRVSRRVDSRLQVMALVIGGFLALLAVFIGIEYGAEVLKAFGRNPTLTGRTAIWRALAISILKRPLLGYGYFAFWQGIKGESGRVIYLTHWTFGYAHNGIIEIFLQLGTTGVVLFFITLFKAIKDAWYCFRNDRQGTYDWYVGLVVITIFYNIDEATVVFPNDLLSVLYVVTCCGLAMGAARLRREKAQGETRGLSVVSPSSGRSHTVFGKYGGSLARSVTNTLRQDLAYLVHVLWTLPLLTLNSSIFGCSYKNHTYERVHQELLS
- a CDS encoding CpsD/CapB family tyrosine-protein kinase, with the protein product MSKNFELLQQMQRERSDSVSSLLEESHYSGGDWASDEALRLVQQVFLTPTQSAPRVVVFAGIDHGNGCTQICASVAETLAKHTSGSVCIVEANFRSPGLPDLLGSTNPLGLTDALLQDGPIRSFANPVGIDKLWLLSCGRLTADSTSLLSSEPIKARFAELRSEFDFVIVDAPPLTRYADAIALGQLSDGIVMVLEAETTRREAAQMAVSNLRSSHVSILGAVLNKRTYPIPEKLYKWL
- a CDS encoding ExeA family protein, which gives rise to MILNYYKLREQPFGATPDSRFLFASETHREALASLLYGVGAGRGFVALIAIPGMGKTTLLFESMRQLRGSTKTVFLFQTISSPHEFLVALLADLGVEDTSGGLIALQAKLNDILVEQARQGERLVVVIDEAQNLDDSVLEFARMLSNFETEQQKLVQIILSGQPQLAAKLASPQLMQLRQRISMIAYLRPLSEEETGLYVAHRLRIAGYKSDKPMFTSAAIKLIAQESKGIPRNINNICFNALSLGCALKRNMIDAGVIKEVMGDLDLDPAKFLEPASGNKGRRFFSTFAPALKRSFGGWVPILGFAGAVLFVTGWILIDAIR